Proteins co-encoded in one Malus domestica chromosome 09, GDT2T_hap1 genomic window:
- the LOC103454561 gene encoding deoxypodophyllotoxin synthase-like — MGTRDGFLPVIDFSKEDCLKPGTSSWLSVRREVCRALEELGGFMATMPDKVSAELHQTIFGALKDLFEFPAELKSKNRYEENPFCGHFIYNSVHESLGIQNPTHSEETQKFTHLFWPNQNDQFRDSVDSYVKVMMELDHVVTRMVFENYGMEKYHDEHIRSTSHFIQFAKYKEPRKAGSDVGIVSHTDKNFLFIASDVFKVWSNGRIRACRHRVNVRENDEARYSVGFFSLKIGVTTVPKELVDEEHPLRYKSLDQVEYIEAQRKNGIECTPEAFCGV, encoded by the exons ATGGGTACCAGGGATGGATTTCTTCCGGTGATAGATTTCTCCAAAGAGGACTGCTTGAAGCCAGGGACAAGTTCTTGGCTCTCCGTCCGCAGGGAGGTTTGCCGTGCACTGGAAGAGCTCGGCGGTTTCATGGCGACAATGCCCGACAAAGTTTCTGCTGAGCTCCACCAAACCATCTTTGGTGCACTGAAGGACTTGTTTGAGTTCCCTGCCGAACTCAAATCCAAAAACCGATACGAAGAGAATCCCTTTTGTGGCCATTTCATATATAATTCTGTCCATGAGAGCTTGGGGATTCAGAATCCCACACACTCGGAAGAAACTCAGAAATTCACACATCTTTTCTGGCCTAACCAAAATGATCAATTCCG TGATAGTGTAGACTCATATGTAAAGGTGATGATGGAACTTGATCATGTTGTAACAAGAATGGTATTCGAAAACTACGGTATGGAGAAGTACCACGACGAACACATTCGATCTACTTCTCACTTTATCCAGTTTGCTAAATACAAAGAACCCAGAAAAGCTGGAAGCGATGTGGGTATAGTGAGTCACACTGACAAGAACTTCCTTTTCATAGCTAGTGATGTGTTTAAG GTATGGAGTAACGGCAGAATACGAGCTTGTAGACACAGAGTCAACGTAAGAGAAAATGATGAGGCAAGATACTCGGTTgggtttttctctctaaagataGGGGTAACAACCGTACCCAAGGAGCTTGTGGACGAAGAACACCCCTTACGTTACAAGTCACTAGACCAAGTGGAGTATATCGAAGCACAAAGGAAAAATGGAATTGAGTGCACACCGGAGGCATTCTGCGGAGTTTGA